In Bradyrhizobium lablabi, one DNA window encodes the following:
- a CDS encoding bifunctional diguanylate cyclase/phosphodiesterase has protein sequence MFKIYTCIAYAHDLRLVGLAALVCVLASFAAINLLRHAQKSSGQTRGMWLAVSAISTGFGIFATHFIAMLAFTPGIPSGYNVVLTMLSLVAAILLTGAGLAVSLTPNWRHGPWLGGAIVAGGIAAMHYTGMAAFEIEGTILWDPVLVVTSIVLGAAIGAVALPVGLHGKEEKWKIGGALLLTLAICSHHFTAMGAVSIIPDPTIEVSPSALPAGLLAIGVAIASVAIIALALAGVVLDIRDQRRSELEVERMRDLADASVEGLLVCDGEAIVSVNTSFAHLAGLPAATLVGEKLEYCFPDQAARTELLSGSNKTVETALRHLDGSTTPVELILRSIVYAGRPHQVIAVRDLKARKDAEQHIYFLAHHDALTSLPNRSHFNARIDQEIAALTAGKSLAVLCLDLDKFKEVNDLFGHTTGDKVLQMVASRVTAVLGERQMMARLGGDEFAILMPDVANPAAASRLAETILEALRASSDAADTRIATSIGIALCPDDAADRHSLLTHADTALYRAKNEGRNTYRFFEAKMGVEVRERRLLEHDLRHAIARDELRLVYQPQKVVLSDTISGFEALLRWRHPTRGEISPAVFIPIAEETGAILQIGDWVLRTACREAASWTQPLKIAVNVSAVQLYNASFVGELHQILLDTGLPPRRLEIEITETALVRDFNRALAMLRQIKAIGIAIAMDDFGTGYSSLSNLRAFPFDRIKIDGSFIKSVNSNGQAATIVRAVLGLGRGLGLPVIAEGVETAAELKFLQDESCTEVQGYLLGRPAAIGSFRHYTHGDVALDESDDVTMRPAQRA, from the coding sequence ATGTTCAAGATTTACACGTGCATTGCCTACGCCCACGATTTGAGGCTGGTCGGTCTTGCGGCCCTGGTGTGCGTGCTGGCGTCATTTGCGGCGATCAACCTGCTTCGCCATGCCCAAAAATCCTCAGGTCAGACGCGGGGCATGTGGCTGGCCGTGTCCGCCATATCTACCGGCTTCGGCATTTTTGCAACGCACTTCATCGCGATGCTCGCATTCACGCCGGGAATCCCGAGCGGCTACAACGTTGTTTTAACCATGCTGTCGCTGGTGGCGGCGATCTTGCTGACCGGCGCAGGGCTCGCGGTGTCGCTGACGCCGAACTGGCGCCACGGGCCGTGGCTGGGCGGCGCCATCGTTGCCGGGGGCATCGCAGCGATGCACTACACCGGGATGGCCGCATTTGAAATCGAGGGCACCATCCTGTGGGATCCCGTGCTTGTCGTCACATCGATCGTGCTCGGCGCGGCAATCGGCGCGGTCGCACTTCCCGTCGGTCTTCATGGCAAGGAAGAGAAGTGGAAGATCGGCGGTGCCCTGCTGCTGACGCTGGCGATCTGCAGCCACCACTTCACCGCGATGGGCGCGGTGTCGATTATTCCCGATCCGACCATCGAGGTTTCGCCATCGGCACTTCCCGCTGGACTGCTTGCGATCGGGGTGGCGATCGCGAGCGTCGCCATTATCGCCCTGGCGCTGGCGGGCGTCGTGCTCGATATCCGCGATCAAAGGCGTTCGGAACTCGAGGTCGAGCGGATGCGCGATCTCGCCGATGCTTCGGTCGAGGGGCTTCTGGTTTGCGACGGAGAGGCGATCGTCTCGGTCAACACGAGTTTTGCGCATCTCGCCGGATTGCCGGCCGCCACGCTCGTCGGCGAAAAGCTCGAGTACTGCTTTCCGGACCAGGCCGCGCGCACTGAGCTATTGTCGGGATCGAACAAAACGGTTGAAACGGCGTTGCGCCATCTCGACGGCTCGACGACCCCGGTCGAATTGATCCTGCGGTCGATCGTTTACGCCGGACGGCCGCACCAGGTCATCGCGGTCCGCGACCTGAAGGCGCGCAAGGACGCCGAGCAGCATATCTATTTCCTGGCGCATCACGATGCGCTGACCTCGCTCCCGAACCGCAGCCATTTCAATGCGCGGATCGACCAGGAGATCGCGGCATTGACGGCGGGCAAAAGCCTCGCGGTGCTGTGTCTCGACCTCGACAAGTTCAAGGAAGTCAACGACCTGTTCGGACACACCACCGGCGACAAGGTGTTGCAGATGGTCGCTTCACGCGTCACCGCGGTGCTCGGTGAACGGCAGATGATGGCGCGTCTCGGGGGCGACGAGTTCGCCATCCTGATGCCTGATGTTGCAAATCCCGCCGCCGCCAGCCGGCTTGCCGAGACTATCCTGGAAGCGCTGCGCGCCTCGAGCGATGCCGCGGACACCCGCATCGCGACCTCTATCGGCATCGCGCTTTGTCCCGACGACGCGGCGGACCGTCACTCGCTTCTTACCCACGCCGATACCGCCCTCTACCGCGCCAAAAACGAGGGCCGCAACACCTATCGCTTCTTCGAGGCAAAAATGGGCGTCGAGGTTCGCGAGCGCCGATTGCTCGAGCACGATCTCCGTCATGCCATCGCGCGCGACGAGTTGCGGCTGGTGTATCAGCCGCAGAAGGTGGTCCTGAGCGACACCATCAGCGGCTTTGAGGCATTGCTGCGCTGGAGACACCCGACGCGCGGCGAAATCTCGCCGGCCGTTTTCATCCCGATCGCCGAGGAGACCGGCGCGATCCTGCAGATCGGGGACTGGGTGTTGCGAACCGCCTGCCGCGAGGCCGCCAGCTGGACGCAGCCGTTGAAGATTGCCGTCAACGTCTCGGCGGTGCAGCTCTACAACGCAAGCTTCGTCGGGGAATTGCACCAGATATTGCTCGACACCGGCCTGCCGCCACGCCGGCTGGAGATCGAGATCACCGAGACCGCGCTGGTTCGCGATTTCAACCGGGCGCTTGCCATGCTGCGGCAAATCAAGGCGATCGGTATCGCCATCGCGATGGATGATTTCGGCACCGGCTATTCGTCGCTGTCCAATTTGCGCGCGTTTCCGTTCGACCGGATCAAGATCGACGGCTCCTTCATCAAGTCCGTCAATTCCAACGGTCAGGCCGCGACCATCGTGCGGGCGGTATTGGGGCTTGGCCGTGGACTCGGCCTTCCCGTGATCGCCGAAGGCGTCGAGACCGCCGCTGAGCTGAAATTCCTGCAGGACGAGAGCTGTACCGAGGTGCAGGGATATTTGCTCGGCCGTCCGGCCGCAATCGGCAGCTTCCGCCACTACACTCACGGCGACGTCGCTTTGGACGAGAGCGACGATGTTACCATGCGGCCGGCGCAGCGCGCCTGA
- a CDS encoding FAD-binding dehydrogenase, which produces MADDADVIVVGGGLSGLVAATEIADAGKRVIVVEQEGEQSLGGQAFWSFGGLFLVDSPEQRRLGIKDSFELALQDWMGSAGFDRDEDLWPRRWAQAYVAFAAGEKRGWLRAMGHRIFPVVGWAERGGYDAMSHGNSVPRFHVTWGTGPGVVAPFERRAREAQARGVLSFKFRHRVDALSITGGTVDGITGSILEPDNVARGKSSSRKIIGGFSLRAQAVIIASGGIGGNHELVRQNWPKRLGDAPKNMISGVPEHVDGRMIGITEEAGARLINRDRMWHYVEGLRNWSPIWPRHGIRILPGPSSMWFDAHGKRLPSPLYPGSDTLGQLHYIMSTGYDYSWFVLTQSIIKKEFALSGSEQNPDLTGKSWLMTARRATNKGAPAPVEAFKRHGADFVVRDNLADLVTGMNALAGDNLLKLDDLKAQIEARDREIANPYVKDAQVMNIHNARKYIGDRLIRTAKPHRILDSTHGPLIAVKLNILTRKTLGGFETDLDARVFGSDGNIMPGLYAAGEAAGFGGGGMHGYRSLEGTFLGGCLFSGRNAGRAAAKAVG; this is translated from the coding sequence ATGGCTGACGATGCAGACGTAATCGTGGTCGGCGGGGGCCTTTCGGGCCTCGTCGCCGCGACCGAAATCGCCGACGCCGGCAAACGCGTCATCGTGGTCGAGCAGGAAGGCGAACAAAGCCTTGGCGGCCAGGCCTTCTGGTCGTTCGGCGGCTTGTTTCTGGTCGACAGCCCGGAACAGCGCCGGCTCGGCATCAAGGACAGTTTTGAGCTGGCGCTGCAGGACTGGATGGGCTCGGCGGGGTTTGACCGCGACGAAGACCTTTGGCCGCGGCGCTGGGCGCAGGCCTATGTGGCATTCGCGGCCGGCGAAAAGCGCGGATGGCTGCGCGCGATGGGTCACCGTATTTTCCCGGTGGTCGGCTGGGCCGAACGCGGCGGTTATGACGCGATGAGCCACGGCAATTCGGTGCCGCGGTTCCATGTCACCTGGGGCACCGGCCCGGGCGTGGTCGCGCCGTTCGAGCGGCGGGCGCGCGAGGCGCAGGCGCGTGGGGTGCTGAGTTTCAAATTCCGCCACCGTGTCGATGCGCTCTCGATCACAGGCGGCACCGTCGACGGCATCACCGGCTCGATCCTCGAGCCCGATAACGTCGCGCGGGGCAAAAGCTCTTCGCGCAAAATCATCGGCGGTTTTTCGTTGCGCGCCCAGGCCGTGATCATTGCCTCCGGCGGCATCGGCGGCAATCATGAGCTGGTCCGGCAGAACTGGCCGAAGCGTCTTGGTGATGCGCCCAAGAACATGATCTCCGGCGTGCCCGAACATGTCGACGGCCGGATGATCGGCATCACGGAGGAAGCCGGCGCCCGGCTGATCAACCGCGACCGGATGTGGCACTATGTCGAGGGATTGAGGAACTGGTCACCGATCTGGCCGCGCCACGGCATCCGCATCCTGCCGGGACCGTCGTCGATGTGGTTCGACGCCCACGGCAAGCGGCTGCCCTCGCCGCTCTATCCCGGCTCCGACACGCTCGGCCAGCTGCATTACATCATGTCGACCGGCTATGATTATTCCTGGTTCGTGCTGACACAGAGCATCATCAAGAAGGAATTTGCCCTTTCAGGCTCGGAGCAGAATCCGGATTTGACCGGCAAGAGTTGGTTGATGACCGCGCGCCGCGCCACCAACAAGGGCGCGCCGGCGCCGGTCGAAGCCTTCAAACGCCATGGCGCGGATTTTGTGGTGCGCGACAACCTTGCCGATCTGGTCACCGGCATGAACGCGCTTGCCGGCGACAATCTGTTGAAGCTCGACGATCTCAAGGCCCAGATCGAGGCGCGCGACCGCGAGATCGCCAATCCTTACGTCAAGGACGCGCAGGTGATGAACATCCACAATGCGCGGAAATATATCGGCGACCGCCTGATCCGCACCGCAAAGCCGCACCGGATTCTCGATTCCACGCATGGCCCGCTGATCGCCGTAAAGCTCAACATCCTGACCCGCAAGACACTCGGCGGTTTCGAGACCGATCTCGACGCCCGCGTGTTCGGCAGCGACGGCAACATCATGCCGGGGCTTTATGCCGCCGGCGAAGCCGCAGGATTCGGCGGCGGCGGCATGCACGGCTACCGCTCGCTGGAAGGCACGTTTCTCGGCGGCTGCCTGTTTTCGGGCCGCAACGCGGGAAGGGCGGCGGCGAAGGCCGTAGGATAG
- a CDS encoding ABC transporter substrate-binding protein has translation MPATIGRRELIAAVGAAAVAWPLTAPAQQQPMPVIGVVRLAKRGENTRFEDAFRQGLTQAGYVENKNVVIEWRWAEGRHERLPGILAELAGRRVAAIAVPGSTAAALAAKAATQTIPIVFMIGGDPVEFGLVASLAHPGGNITGLAMLEVPVVTKRVDLLHQLIPTAATIALLTNPANPFEQAERREVEAAARSLRLELHVAEAKHQDEIDALFPNLIALGARAIVIGADAYYFSQRWQIAALAARYAIPSIAAWREYPEAGGLISYGTNPVDLIRLTGIYVGRILKGEKPADMPVQQATKFELVINLKTAKALGLTIPDKLLALADEVIG, from the coding sequence ATGCCAGCCACAATCGGACGGCGAGAGTTGATAGCCGCGGTTGGCGCCGCCGCCGTCGCTTGGCCATTGACTGCGCCCGCGCAGCAGCAGCCCATGCCCGTCATCGGTGTTGTGCGTCTCGCCAAGCGTGGGGAAAACACGCGTTTTGAGGACGCATTTCGTCAAGGCCTGACGCAAGCCGGCTACGTCGAAAATAAGAACGTCGTCATAGAATGGCGGTGGGCGGAAGGCCGTCACGAACGCTTGCCGGGCATATTGGCCGAACTGGCCGGTCGTCGGGTTGCTGCCATCGCAGTGCCGGGATCCACAGCGGCGGCGCTCGCTGCGAAGGCAGCTACACAAACCATTCCAATAGTGTTCATGATAGGGGGTGACCCCGTCGAGTTCGGGCTCGTCGCGAGCCTCGCGCACCCGGGAGGCAACATCACAGGGCTTGCTATGCTTGAGGTCCCTGTGGTCACAAAGCGGGTCGATTTATTGCATCAATTGATACCCACCGCGGCGACTATCGCGCTACTGACAAATCCAGCAAATCCATTTGAACAGGCTGAACGCCGGGAGGTTGAAGCCGCGGCGCGATCTCTGCGGCTGGAGCTGCATGTTGCTGAGGCGAAACATCAAGATGAAATTGATGCTTTATTTCCGAATCTGATCGCCCTAGGTGCCCGCGCGATTGTGATTGGGGCCGATGCGTACTATTTCAGCCAGCGCTGGCAAATCGCAGCTCTGGCCGCCCGGTATGCCATCCCTTCCATTGCGGCATGGCGCGAGTACCCCGAAGCCGGCGGCTTGATAAGTTACGGGACCAACCCCGTCGACCTTATTCGTCTGACAGGAATATATGTCGGTCGGATACTCAAGGGAGAAAAGCCGGCCGATATGCCGGTGCAGCAGGCGACCAAGTTCGAGTTGGTCATCAACCTCAAGACTGCGAAGGCGCTCGGCCTCACCATTCCAGACAAGCTGCTCGCACTCGCCGACGAGGTCATCGGATAA
- a CDS encoding recombinase family protein: MRNTRYIAYYRVSTQRQGRSGLGLDAQRKAVNDRLSDGGDLISEYTEVESGRKNDRPRLAEALAACRLHRATLIIAKLDRLARSVAFVSNLMESGVEFEAVDFPQANRLTIHILAAVAEHEARMISDRTRAALAAAKARGVRLGGFRNRAGTCNDLARARAARTNKAVRRASDLRTTILEIQNSGAQSLCAVASGLNQRGITAPRGGAWHAAQVKRVLSQFATTGLVLPS; the protein is encoded by the coding sequence ATGCGAAACACCCGCTATATCGCATACTACCGGGTAAGCACCCAACGCCAAGGTAGGTCCGGCCTCGGCCTTGATGCCCAGCGGAAGGCCGTAAATGATCGGCTAAGCGATGGCGGCGATCTGATCTCCGAATACACCGAAGTCGAAAGCGGGCGTAAAAATGATCGTCCGAGGCTTGCGGAGGCACTTGCCGCGTGCCGCCTCCATCGGGCCACCCTGATCATTGCCAAGCTGGACCGCCTCGCCCGAAGCGTCGCCTTCGTATCCAATCTCATGGAGTCGGGTGTCGAATTTGAAGCCGTCGATTTTCCTCAAGCCAATCGGCTTACCATCCATATCCTAGCGGCCGTCGCAGAGCACGAAGCCCGAATGATCTCGGATCGTACCCGGGCGGCCCTAGCGGCGGCCAAAGCCCGGGGCGTCCGCCTTGGGGGATTCCGAAACCGTGCAGGAACCTGCAACGACCTTGCGCGGGCGCGGGCCGCAAGAACCAATAAAGCCGTTCGGCGGGCGTCCGATTTACGTACCACCATCCTTGAAATCCAGAATAGCGGTGCTCAATCGCTCTGCGCCGTGGCATCCGGCCTTAATCAAAGAGGGATAACCGCGCCTCGTGGCGGTGCTTGGCATGCTGCCCAGGTAAAGCGCGTACTGTCGCAGTTCGCGACAACGGGTCTGGTCTTACCCTCATAG
- a CDS encoding SCO family protein, which translates to MDRTTRPLVIVAAFSGSLLVGLVLILWALGGLRHVAAPAAIGGPFQLTDQAGQTVTDKNLQGRPTLIFFGFTHCPDVCPTSLFEISQVLKALGKDADRVNAYFISVDPERDTTSAMKDYLSSFDPHLEGLTGNPDEVAKVISEFRVYARKVPLKDGDYTMDHTALIYLMDRDGKFVAPFNLKRTPEEAAADLKRYL; encoded by the coding sequence ATGGACCGGACCACCCGCCCGCTGGTCATCGTCGCGGCATTCTCCGGCAGCCTCTTGGTTGGACTGGTGCTGATCCTGTGGGCGCTCGGGGGATTGCGGCATGTCGCAGCCCCCGCCGCGATCGGCGGCCCATTTCAACTGACCGACCAGGCCGGCCAGACCGTGACCGACAAGAACCTGCAGGGCCGCCCGACCCTGATCTTCTTTGGCTTCACCCATTGCCCCGACGTCTGCCCGACCTCGCTGTTCGAGATTTCCCAGGTGCTCAAGGCGCTCGGCAAGGATGCCGACCGCGTCAACGCCTATTTCATCTCGGTCGATCCCGAGCGCGACACCACTTCGGCGATGAAGGATTATCTGTCGAGTTTTGACCCGCATCTGGAGGGCCTCACCGGCAATCCGGATGAGGTCGCGAAGGTGATTTCCGAATTCCGCGTCTATGCCCGAAAGGTGCCGCTGAAGGACGGCGACTACACCATGGACCACACCGCGCTGATCTACCTGATGGATCGCGACGGCAAGTTCGTCGCGCCCTTCAACCTCAAGCGCACGCCCGAGGAAGCCGCGGCCGATTTGAAGCGGTATCTTTGA
- a CDS encoding ABC transporter substrate-binding protein translates to MKRREFITLLGGAAVMWPPDVRAQQPDQKRRVGVLVILSETDPQTLVRTTAFQQGLEKLGWKVGRNVQIDYRFGVREDERARAAATDLLRLTPDVMVVSSGAALRAVQQATRTTPIVFVGVSEPAGVANLAHPGGNTTGFTTFEPSMGAKWLELLKEIAPHVTRVAIMFNPGATPVAPLFVPSAQEAAPRFGMETVTTPVHASGEIEAVMARLGGEPGSGLIIPPDSFLPFHYKLIVEQAARYRLPAIYAFRFYADAGGLVSYGPDIVDEFRQAAAYVDRILRGEKAIDLPVQQPTKFEFVINLKTAKALGLEVPPILLARADEVIE, encoded by the coding sequence ATGAAGCGACGCGAGTTCATCACGCTTCTCGGTGGCGCGGCAGTGATGTGGCCGCCGGACGTGCGTGCACAACAGCCCGACCAGAAGCGGCGCGTCGGCGTCTTGGTTATTCTCTCCGAGACTGATCCGCAAACCCTGGTTCGCACCACCGCATTTCAGCAGGGCCTCGAGAAGCTGGGATGGAAGGTCGGTCGCAACGTTCAGATCGACTATCGTTTCGGCGTCCGAGAAGACGAGCGGGCGCGCGCCGCCGCAACGGACTTACTGCGACTGACACCAGACGTAATGGTCGTCAGTTCCGGAGCGGCCTTGCGGGCCGTGCAGCAGGCGACCCGCACGACGCCGATCGTGTTCGTGGGGGTCAGCGAGCCGGCCGGCGTTGCGAACCTCGCACATCCGGGCGGCAATACCACCGGTTTCACGACTTTTGAGCCGAGTATGGGAGCGAAATGGTTGGAACTGCTTAAGGAGATTGCCCCGCACGTCACGCGCGTCGCAATTATGTTCAACCCGGGCGCGACCCCCGTTGCGCCACTATTCGTTCCTTCGGCGCAGGAGGCTGCTCCAAGGTTTGGCATGGAAACCGTGACGACGCCGGTTCATGCGTCCGGGGAGATCGAAGCGGTGATGGCGCGGCTCGGAGGAGAGCCGGGTTCGGGCTTGATCATCCCGCCGGACAGCTTCCTGCCTTTTCACTACAAACTAATCGTCGAACAGGCGGCTCGATATCGCCTGCCCGCGATTTATGCGTTTCGGTTTTACGCCGACGCGGGAGGCCTTGTTTCCTACGGCCCCGACATCGTGGATGAATTCCGACAGGCAGCGGCGTATGTAGATCGGATACTCCGGGGCGAGAAGGCCATTGATCTACCTGTGCAGCAGCCAACCAAGTTCGAGTTCGTGATCAACCTCAAAACCGCCAAGGCGCTAGGTCTAGAGGTGCCGCCCATTCTTCTCGCCCGTGCCGACGAGGTGATCGAATAG
- a CDS encoding alpha/beta fold hydrolase → MKPTGQTLIRKTIASGLIAMACFALTPRTMAQSLSTEGIVKLANSNMEYFSQGKGEAIVLLPGGTLTVGYFDAMATALAAQGYRVIGVNFRGSGKSTGPSEGVTLQTNADDVAGVITALNVSPVHLAGNDFGNRVARMLAASHPELVHSVILIAAGGKIQPKPEASHALEVIFNPASTEAEVLSEMKYLVANEADAARVWKILNASRDPKAGAIEEAAAKATPLAAWWAPPGNTKYLILQGADDQIAPPENGVLLQKELGPRATVVNVPGAAHLLPIELPAVAASHIVEFVKSVGKAP, encoded by the coding sequence GTGAAACCGACCGGCCAGACCCTCATTCGTAAGACTATCGCCAGCGGCTTAATCGCGATGGCTTGTTTCGCGTTGACGCCGCGTACAATGGCCCAATCACTCTCGACTGAGGGCATCGTAAAGCTTGCCAACTCAAACATGGAATATTTCAGTCAAGGCAAAGGCGAAGCCATTGTGCTGCTTCCTGGCGGGACCTTGACCGTAGGTTACTTTGACGCCATGGCCACAGCACTCGCTGCGCAGGGGTATCGAGTGATCGGCGTCAACTTTCGCGGGTCCGGGAAAAGTACAGGGCCCAGCGAAGGGGTCACGCTCCAAACCAACGCCGATGATGTTGCCGGTGTCATAACGGCGCTCAATGTTAGTCCCGTTCATCTAGCCGGTAACGATTTTGGAAACCGCGTAGCCCGCATGCTCGCCGCGTCGCATCCGGAACTGGTGCACAGCGTCATCCTTATTGCGGCTGGTGGAAAAATCCAGCCGAAGCCCGAGGCTTCTCACGCGTTGGAGGTCATATTCAACCCGGCGTCCACGGAAGCGGAGGTCCTCTCCGAGATGAAGTATCTCGTGGCCAATGAGGCGGATGCCGCACGAGTGTGGAAAATCTTGAACGCTTCGCGTGACCCTAAGGCTGGTGCCATAGAAGAGGCGGCTGCAAAGGCGACGCCGCTTGCGGCGTGGTGGGCACCCCCGGGAAACACCAAATACTTGATCTTGCAAGGAGCGGACGACCAAATCGCTCCACCGGAGAACGGCGTTTTGCTTCAAAAGGAACTGGGGCCCCGTGCGACCGTAGTGAACGTACCCGGCGCGGCGCATCTGTTGCCGATCGAACTGCCAGCAGTCGCGGCATCTCACATCGTCGAGTTCGTTAAATCTGTTGGTAAGGCGCCCTGA
- a CDS encoding nuclear transport factor 2 family protein: MTDMNIVARRYIDLWNERTPSRRREILSQHWTKDAKYIDPLMSGDGHDGVDALIEDVQQRFPDFRFTLLGQPNGYGDHVRFSWGLGPEGADSPIKGTDFAVVQDGKIRSITGFLDQVPQGA, encoded by the coding sequence ATGACCGATATGAATATCGTCGCCCGCCGCTATATCGACCTGTGGAACGAGCGGACGCCAAGCCGCCGGCGCGAGATCCTCAGCCAGCACTGGACCAAGGACGCAAAATATATCGACCCGCTGATGTCAGGCGATGGCCATGACGGCGTCGACGCGCTGATCGAGGACGTGCAGCAGCGCTTTCCGGATTTCCGTTTTACGCTGCTCGGCCAGCCCAACGGATATGGCGACCATGTCCGCTTCTCCTGGGGCCTCGGACCGGAGGGCGCGGACAGTCCGATCAAGGGCACCGATTTCGCGGTGGTGCAGGATGGCAAGATCCGAAGCATCACCGGATTTCTCGATCAGGTGCCGCAGGGCGCATGA
- a CDS encoding transporter substrate-binding domain-containing protein, with the protein MRLYSRSQLNLRWLRTVRAAAALSLGALACAALSGSAAYAQNIAKPGAEAAPQAVPGFWDPRRRPDRPDLSRISVIRFLTETDYPPFNFTGPDGNPAGFNVDLARQLCEEIKVTCTIQMRRFETLLDAIASNRGDAIIASLAVTPQLRARVDFTDPYYRAPARFVSRRDAVMPEIRPEYLEGKKVGAVAGSAHEAYLKAMFTDAELHSYPNDDALRLALRRGEVDFIFGDAISLAFWINGTDSGECCAFSGGPFVESRYFGEGIGIAVRKGNDLLRQALNWALFRVWEKGRYTDLWLRYFSVSPF; encoded by the coding sequence ATGCGCCTATATTCACGCTCACAGCTCAACCTAAGATGGCTCCGGACCGTCCGCGCCGCGGCGGCATTGTCGCTTGGCGCGCTCGCTTGTGCGGCCCTTTCCGGCAGCGCGGCGTACGCGCAAAACATCGCAAAACCCGGCGCCGAGGCGGCGCCGCAAGCCGTTCCCGGCTTCTGGGACCCGAGGCGCCGCCCGGACCGGCCCGATCTGTCACGCATCTCGGTGATCAGGTTTCTGACCGAGACCGACTATCCGCCGTTCAATTTCACCGGCCCGGACGGCAATCCCGCCGGCTTCAATGTCGATCTGGCGCGGCAGCTTTGCGAGGAAATCAAAGTCACCTGCACCATCCAGATGCGCCGCTTCGAGACCTTGCTCGATGCGATCGCCAGCAACCGGGGTGACGCCATCATCGCTTCGCTCGCGGTGACGCCGCAGCTGCGCGCCCGCGTCGATTTCACCGATCCCTATTACCGGGCGCCGGCGCGGTTCGTGTCGCGGCGCGACGCCGTGATGCCGGAAATCCGCCCCGAATATCTCGAGGGCAAGAAAGTCGGCGCCGTCGCCGGCTCCGCGCATGAGGCGTATCTGAAGGCGATGTTCACCGACGCCGAACTGCATTCCTATCCCAATGACGACGCGCTGCGGCTGGCGCTTCGGCGCGGCGAGGTCGACTTCATCTTTGGCGATGCGATCTCGCTGGCGTTCTGGATCAACGGCACTGATTCCGGCGAATGCTGCGCGTTCTCGGGCGGGCCGTTTGTCGAGAGCCGCTATTTCGGCGAAGGCATCGGGATTGCCGTGCGCAAGGGCAACGATCTGTTGCGCCAGGCGCTGAACTGGGCGCTGTTCCGGGTCTGGGAAAAGGGTCGTTACACTGATTTATGGCTGCGCTATTTTTCGGTCAGCCCGTTTTAA